A stretch of the Vitreoscilla filiformis genome encodes the following:
- a CDS encoding phospholipase A, with protein MNASVSLSAALSLSLACAAASAQERPDCRSLADDAARLACWDAQSSTPPVVSAPRADTAPKLQPGNLTGALDATWELTPEHKRGTFVVRTYQPTYVLPAVYTNHINNRPHSPTQPVPSNPSDGKHVESQFQVSLRVKVLENFGLPNADLWFAYTQQSLWQVWNPADSAPFRSTDYQPEAFYIVPVPAAWTYLPGGWRWHAVQVGVAHQSNGQRDPLSRSWNRTTFGTLLSRGDLGLSLKYNQRWRESYSDDDNPDLLDYTGQFEATASWLRGYTASSLTWKGTTRDGSRGSLQLDISHPINHHQPDGLRWFVQVFTGYGASLLDYNVRQTRLGLGVLLFQL; from the coding sequence ATGAATGCCTCTGTTTCCTTGTCCGCCGCCCTGAGCCTGAGCTTGGCATGTGCCGCAGCCTCGGCGCAGGAGCGCCCCGACTGCCGCAGCTTGGCCGATGATGCCGCCCGGCTGGCCTGTTGGGATGCCCAATCTTCGACGCCCCCGGTGGTGTCCGCCCCACGTGCAGACACAGCCCCCAAACTCCAGCCCGGCAACCTCACCGGGGCCCTGGACGCCACTTGGGAGCTGACCCCCGAGCACAAACGCGGCACCTTTGTGGTGCGAACCTACCAGCCGACGTACGTTTTGCCGGCGGTGTACACCAACCACATCAACAACCGTCCCCACAGCCCTACGCAGCCGGTACCGAGCAACCCTTCGGATGGCAAGCATGTGGAATCGCAGTTCCAAGTGTCGCTGCGCGTCAAGGTGCTGGAAAACTTCGGGTTGCCCAACGCCGATTTGTGGTTTGCCTACACCCAGCAATCGCTGTGGCAGGTGTGGAACCCGGCCGATTCGGCGCCGTTTCGCAGCACGGACTACCAACCGGAAGCGTTCTACATCGTCCCCGTTCCTGCGGCGTGGACGTATTTACCCGGCGGGTGGCGCTGGCATGCGGTGCAAGTGGGGGTGGCGCATCAATCCAATGGGCAACGTGATCCGCTGTCGCGCAGTTGGAACCGCACCACGTTTGGCACGCTGTTATCGCGTGGGGATTTGGGCTTGAGTCTCAAATACAACCAACGCTGGCGCGAAAGTTACAGCGACGATGACAACCCCGATTTGCTCGATTACACCGGCCAATTTGAAGCCACCGCCAGTTGGCTGCGTGGCTACACCGCGTCGTCTTTGACCTGGAAGGGCACCACGCGGGACGGGTCACGCGGGTCGCTGCAACTGGACATCAGCCATCCCATCAACCACCACCAGCCCGACGGGCTGCGCTGGTTTGTGCAGGTCTTCACGGGCTACGGTGCCAGTTTGCTGGACTACAACGTGCGCCAGACCCGTCTGGGCCTGGGCGTGCTGCTGTTCCAGCTTTGA
- a CDS encoding lysozyme inhibitor LprI family protein, producing MNRIAPAFCLTLCLWVGGLPLNAQAQTNDNRQDVPKNDLQSNREAYQREDLELNIAYRKLMAQLQDNGKERLKSAQLAWLKFRDLQCEFERGSREGESLQSIQHKSCLAAATRQRTNELSAWLKDPNRP from the coding sequence ATGAATCGCATCGCTCCGGCCTTTTGTTTGACGCTGTGCCTCTGGGTTGGGGGCCTGCCGCTGAATGCACAGGCCCAGACCAATGACAACCGCCAAGACGTGCCCAAAAACGACCTGCAATCCAACCGCGAGGCGTACCAGCGCGAGGACTTGGAACTGAACATCGCTTATCGCAAGCTCATGGCCCAGCTTCAGGACAATGGCAAAGAACGTTTGAAGAGTGCGCAACTGGCATGGCTGAAGTTCCGTGATTTGCAGTGTGAATTCGAACGCGGCAGCCGTGAAGGCGAAAGCCTGCAAAGCATTCAGCACAAATCCTGCTTGGCTGCGGCCACACGCCAACGCACGAACGAGTTGAGCGCATGGCTCAAAGACCCAAACCGCCCTTGA
- a CDS encoding GGDEF domain-containing protein gives MSKRQPWWWGGARFNEDEEHELFRFRFLITALGNAVLVAGVFSLADLMHLVDLSQVHRWAVRLFAPFNALLLAFVWGHRERFAPVSWAYWSGSLLLNLSGLLTLQQDELRVLWFFMHLGSSFILLGARAGVVTGLLSMLAVAAANPLLMHPYSPTAMVTLVSALMATSLMFLSYARHVQQTHTAIHESRSKLRQLSTQDPLTGVLNVRGFQQACEPHIHAGVSDEAQPYALLFIDVDHLRQVNDRYGHNAGDALLCGVATALQAQLRGHDILGRVGGEEFCVFLPRTHGHGALRVAERLRSTVEALPLTVGGPHGPRVHITASIGVAVHEPGLDSLSALQRHANQAMYRAKEAGCNLVMGLEGLAQEFVMPGAQPDPVC, from the coding sequence ATGAGCAAACGGCAGCCTTGGTGGTGGGGTGGCGCCCGCTTCAACGAAGACGAAGAGCACGAGCTGTTTCGTTTTCGCTTCCTGATCACCGCCCTGGGCAATGCCGTGCTGGTGGCCGGCGTGTTCAGCTTGGCCGACCTGATGCACCTGGTCGATTTGAGCCAGGTTCACCGCTGGGCGGTGCGCCTGTTCGCGCCGTTCAACGCCCTGTTGTTGGCCTTCGTTTGGGGCCACCGGGAACGCTTCGCGCCCGTGAGCTGGGCATACTGGAGCGGCAGTTTGTTGCTCAACCTCTCCGGCTTGCTGACGCTGCAACAAGACGAACTGCGCGTGCTGTGGTTCTTCATGCACTTGGGCAGCAGTTTCATCCTGCTGGGCGCCCGCGCTGGGGTGGTGACCGGGCTGCTGTCCATGCTGGCCGTGGCCGCTGCCAACCCGCTGCTGATGCACCCGTATTCGCCCACCGCCATGGTGACGCTGGTGTCCGCACTGATGGCCACGAGCCTGATGTTTCTGTCCTACGCACGGCATGTGCAACAGACGCACACCGCCATCCATGAATCACGCTCCAAGTTGCGCCAGCTCTCGACCCAAGATCCGCTGACCGGGGTGCTCAACGTGCGTGGTTTTCAACAAGCGTGTGAGCCCCACATCCACGCAGGAGTCAGCGACGAAGCTCAACCCTACGCGCTGCTTTTCATTGATGTTGACCACCTGCGCCAAGTGAACGACCGATACGGCCACAACGCCGGGGACGCCCTGCTGTGCGGCGTGGCCACCGCCTTGCAAGCCCAACTGCGGGGCCATGACATCCTGGGCCGTGTCGGGGGCGAAGAATTTTGCGTTTTCCTGCCCCGCACCCATGGGCACGGTGCCCTGCGGGTGGCGGAGCGCCTGCGCTCCACCGTGGAAGCCCTGCCCTTGACGGTGGGAGGCCCTCACGGGCCGCGTGTTCACATCACCGCCAGCATCGGGGTGGCCGTGCATGAGCCGGGGTTGGACAGTTTGTCAGCGCTGCAACGCCACGCCAACCAAGCGATGTACCGCGCCAAAGAGGCGGGCTGCAACTTGGTCATGGGCTTGGAGGGTTTGGCCCAGGAGTTTGTCATGCCAGGTGCCCAGCCCGATCCCGTTTGCTGA
- a CDS encoding DMT family transporter, with protein sequence MSFVTSLPRRTAWTGIALAVAGAMAFSGKAILAKLMYRHGVDAVTVVAWRMLMSLPLFALMAIWAGRGKPPLTRQDVIASAGLGFCGYYASSMLDFYGLMYISASLERLILYLGPTLVMGLSVVWFKRPVRRRQWAAAALSYTGAMAVFGHELGHQGPQVALGAALVFASAVTYAIYQLACGEVVKRLGSLRLTGLASSAACVWCLLHFVLVKPLGALVVPTPVLALSALNAVACTVVAVLLVMMAIERIGPTLNAQISMIGPISTIGLGVWVLDEPFTPWLLLGTALVLTGVTLATRWR encoded by the coding sequence ATGTCGTTTGTGACTTCGTTGCCCCGTCGCACCGCTTGGACAGGGATTGCCCTGGCCGTGGCGGGGGCGATGGCTTTTTCCGGCAAGGCCATCCTGGCCAAGCTGATGTACCGCCATGGTGTGGACGCCGTCACGGTGGTGGCGTGGCGCATGTTGATGTCCCTGCCGCTGTTCGCGTTGATGGCGATTTGGGCCGGGCGCGGCAAACCCCCGTTGACGCGCCAAGATGTGATCGCCTCAGCCGGGTTGGGGTTTTGTGGTTACTACGCCAGCAGCATGTTGGACTTCTACGGCCTCATGTACATCAGTGCCAGTTTGGAGCGCCTCATCCTGTATTTGGGCCCGACCCTCGTCATGGGGCTGTCCGTGGTGTGGTTCAAGCGCCCGGTGCGGCGGCGCCAATGGGCGGCGGCTGCGCTGAGTTACACCGGGGCCATGGCCGTGTTTGGCCATGAGCTGGGCCATCAAGGGCCACAGGTGGCGCTCGGTGCGGCGTTGGTGTTTGCCAGTGCGGTGACTTACGCCATTTACCAACTGGCGTGCGGCGAGGTGGTCAAGCGCCTGGGGTCGTTGCGGCTGACGGGGTTGGCTTCCAGCGCTGCCTGTGTGTGGTGTTTGTTGCACTTCGTGCTGGTCAAACCCCTGGGGGCGTTGGTGGTGCCGACGCCGGTGTTGGCGCTTTCGGCCCTTAACGCCGTGGCGTGTACGGTGGTGGCGGTGCTGCTGGTGATGATGGCCATTGAACGCATCGGCCCGACCTTGAATGCGCAGATCAGCATGATCGGGCCGATTTCCACCATCGGCCTGGGCGTGTGGGTGCTGGATGAGCCGTTCACGCCCTGGCTGCTGCTGGGCACCGCCTTGGTGCTCACCGGGGTGACGTTGGCGACGCGCTGGCGCTGA
- a CDS encoding efflux RND transporter periplasmic adaptor subunit, with protein MSDLSFRALSTRRGPLALALTWMLVLSTLVGCQPNAGTGASASASAPAASGAGRGAGGPVAVGVVTLAPQRVSVSTELPGRVNAPLVAEVRPQVRGLIQAKLFTEGTRVKAGQVLYQIEPDSYRIARASAQAAVAKAQATLDAARLTAQRRADLFKVQAVSQQDVQDAQAAQQQAEADWAIARANLDAAQLNLSRTQVTAPIGGQVDVSSVTPGALVTADQTTALTTVRQLDPIQVDVSQSSAELLRLKRDWASGKFQRIGTDSAQIKLILEDGSAYPRPGKLSFAGVSVNASTGAVTLRAQFPNPDGLLMPGMYVRAVLETGSAESALVVPQAALQRDARGNASVWVVGDDGKVQRRAVTVGRTLGGGWLVSEGVQAGERVVVEGLQKIKPGDSVQAHPVAASASGAASAVASAASAR; from the coding sequence ATGTCTGACCTCTCGTTTCGTGCTCTTTCCACCCGCCGGGGCCCGCTGGCTCTGGCCTTGACTTGGATGCTCGTGTTGAGCACCTTGGTGGGTTGCCAACCCAACGCCGGCACCGGGGCCAGTGCCTCGGCCAGCGCCCCAGCGGCCAGTGGCGCTGGGCGTGGGGCCGGCGGCCCCGTCGCCGTGGGGGTGGTGACGCTGGCGCCCCAGCGCGTCAGTGTGTCCACCGAACTGCCGGGGCGGGTGAATGCGCCACTCGTCGCGGAGGTGCGTCCGCAGGTGCGCGGGCTGATCCAAGCGAAGCTGTTCACCGAGGGCACACGGGTCAAAGCCGGCCAGGTGCTCTACCAGATTGAGCCGGACAGCTACCGCATCGCACGGGCCAGCGCCCAGGCCGCCGTGGCCAAGGCCCAAGCCACCCTCGACGCCGCCCGGCTCACCGCCCAGCGCCGCGCCGACTTGTTCAAAGTGCAGGCCGTGAGCCAGCAAGACGTGCAAGATGCCCAAGCCGCCCAACAGCAAGCCGAAGCCGATTGGGCCATCGCCCGCGCCAACCTCGACGCCGCCCAACTCAACCTCAGCCGCACCCAGGTGACGGCGCCGATTGGCGGGCAGGTCGATGTGTCCAGCGTCACGCCGGGTGCCTTGGTGACCGCCGACCAAACCACGGCGCTGACCACGGTGCGCCAGCTCGACCCGATCCAAGTCGATGTCAGCCAATCCAGCGCCGAACTGCTGCGCCTGAAACGCGATTGGGCCAGCGGCAAATTCCAGCGCATCGGCACCGACAGCGCGCAAATCAAACTGATTTTGGAAGACGGCAGCGCCTACCCCCGCCCCGGCAAACTGAGTTTTGCCGGCGTGTCCGTCAACGCCAGCACCGGCGCGGTGACGCTGCGCGCCCAATTCCCCAACCCCGATGGCCTGTTGATGCCCGGCATGTACGTCCGTGCCGTGCTTGAAACCGGCAGCGCCGAATCGGCCCTGGTGGTGCCGCAAGCCGCATTGCAACGCGATGCACGCGGCAACGCCAGCGTCTGGGTGGTCGGTGACGATGGCAAGGTGCAGCGCCGCGCCGTCACGGTCGGGCGCACGCTGGGCGGCGGCTGGCTGGTGAGTGAGGGGGTGCAAGCGGGTGAGCGCGTCGTCGTCGAAGGGCTGCAAAAGATCAAGCCGGGGGACAGCGTGCAGGCCCATCCGGTGGCAGCCAGCGCGTCGGGAGCAGCGTCGGCGGTGGCTTCTGCCGCGTCGGCACGTTGA